A single region of the Glycine max cultivar Williams 82 chromosome 20, Glycine_max_v4.0, whole genome shotgun sequence genome encodes:
- the PM34 gene encoding seed maturation protein PM34 yields MASGEQKFPPQQQQTQPGKEHAMTPVPQFTSPDYKPSNKLQGKIALVTGGDSGIGRAVCNLFALEGATVAFTYVKGHEDKDARDTLEMIKRAKTSDAKDPMAIPSDLGYDENCKRVVDEVVSAYGRIDILVNNAAEQYECGTVEDIDEPRLERVFRTNIFSYFFMARHALKHMKEGSSIINTTSVNAYKGHAKLLDYTSTKGAIVAYTRGLALQLVSKGIRVNGVAPGPIWTPLIPASFKEEETAQFGAQVPMKRAGQPIEVAPSYVFLASNQCSSYITGQVLHPNGGTVVNG; encoded by the exons ATGGCTTCCGGTGAACAGAAATTCCctcctcaacaacaacaaacacagCCTGGGAAGGAGCATGCTATGACTCCAGTACCCCAATTCACTAGCCCTGACTACAAGCCTTCAAATAAActtcaa GGGAAGATTGCATTAGTCACTGGGGGTGATTCTGGGATTGGACGAGCGGTGTGTAACTTGTTTGCCTTAGAAGGTGCTACCGTGGCCTTCACGTATGTGAAGGGGCATGAGGACAAGGACGCGAGGGACACATTGGAAATGATCAAGAGAGCAAAGACTTCGGATGCCAAGGATCCAATGGCAATACCATCTGATTTGGGTTACGATGAGAACTGCAAGAGGGTGGTTGATGAGGTCGTGAGTGCTTATGGTCGTATTGACATTCTGGTCAACAATGCAGCTGAGCAGTACGAGTGTGGAACCGTGGAGGACATAGACGAGCCTAGGCTTGAGAGGGTCTTTCGTACAAATATCTTCTCCTATTTCTTCATGGCGAG GCATGCCTTGAAGCACATGAAGGAAGGAAGCAGCATTATCAACACGACATCAGTGAATGCATACAAGGGACATGCGAAACTATTGGACTACACGTCCACCAAGGGGGCAATTGTGGCCTATACAAGGGGTCTTGCCCTTCAGCTGGTGAGTAAGGGAATTCGGGTTAATGGGGTGGCTCCAGGGCCCATTTGGACCCCTTTGATACCAGCCTCTTTCAAGGAGGAAGAAACGGCCCAATTTGGAGCGCAGGTCCCAATGAAGAGAGCTGGTCAACCTATTGAGGTTGCTCCTTCCTATGTTTTTCTTGCTTCCAACCAATGCTCCTCTTACATAACTGGACAAGTCCTTCACCCCAATG gtggAACCGTTGTGAATGGTTAA
- the LOC100527063 gene encoding uncharacterized protein LOC100527063 precursor, protein MLSFKLSLYLLIASVFFFHLLPSPVLCNDEEDLLHDINVYRKVLNLPVLDESGKASCLAEEIAENLEHTKCEDFRDYYPLPSYTSKIPKFQKSINKCKININTTKDGVIMPLCVPKLDPDALFSNYTKSNRFSKYLNNSKYKIAGLGSEDDWMVLIISTNTSSGDFSSATSLLAGALKGHYLMLPFFLSTLIVFFN, encoded by the exons ATGCTCTCTTTCAAACTTAGTCTCTACCTTCTTATTGCCTCTGTCTTTTTCTTCCACCTGCTTCCTAGTCCAGTGCTCTGCAACG ACGAGGAGGATCTACTTCATGACATCAACGTATACAGAAAAGTTTTGAACCTTCCTGTTCTGGATGAAAGTGGCAAAGCTTCTTGCTTAGCTGAAGAGATAGCAGAAAATCTAGAGCACACGAAATGTGAAGACTTTCGTGACTACTACCCTCTGCCTAGTTACACCTCCAAAATTCCTAAGTTCCAAAAGAGCATAAACAAATGCAAGATCAACATCAACACCACAAAAGATGGGGTCATCATGCCTCTCTGTGTGCCCAAGTTGGACCCCGATGCTTTGTTTTCCAATTATACCAAATCTAATCGCTTCTCAAAGTATCTGAATAATTCCAAGTATAAGATAGCAGGGCTTGGTTCTGAGGACGATTGGATGGTTCTTATTATCAGCACCAACACTTCTTCTGGAGATTTTTCCTCTGCAACTTCTCTGCTTGCTGGGGCTTTGAAGGGTCACTACCTCATGCTGCCATTCTTCTTGAGCACGCTTATTGTTTTCTTcaactaa
- the LOC100786874 gene encoding uncharacterized protein isoform X1 has product MAEEEEDDESFGEFTFASFPSQPTSNDTNPLDDDDWGDFMNHSNRINGPFDSFGLPTDPTNKHVNDDKGVAVQAEAAKNPKGAIPLSIFGEEEGEEEEKPASANVFSNGGGGAVKRGSGSNGSVGISDLISSLYNQQRPQVDSHNNGSVSVSNVAAPNPTYSNGSKLNSDEDEDGWEFKSAEWETGTKSQDVKAETPKHDNGALDVGTVLDSSNGILDKAGRWHVEFEFSPHSASQDHVNPQPSPESESNDIGTGFAMFSQNFGEFSSGSGPNQNLEVLKKADIYPTNMELLKFEGATPHGTIDSSLTSESNQPDGWNFGFNFNSSSVGEDNHSSDSYFKTKNNQDDNNRNNASPTNINVDSHVNFFESESDVTKHEKPLTSSENRREAMPLSIFGDETPDTDKHPVTQDLSPYTPTSPIRNSFNSPGSNFSINDIWNLYNQAENQSSPNMTPKASENQIHASPEVLGSSLVTSNDNLDDDFWDYKDAATETRFTNESAQKTSSPQVNENVLQSSPTFLNSDLTNGDDDFVDDSWVFKDAISGTISQDHTPSLDHRDLPQLSTKLEQVDYAEFYSKVKDELCNYVLFHLQNLKKTQNVAALSGEDAKAKALLEEIQEFSKILHQDNMSIPNEYLSEDYCPRNVCFNELLEVLKEPKFQPFESEYQLASRLLMAEKDIKCVMELLKDTVSTLRILKLGSTEEQSNYLTIWSKIAFVCSQELKHGAYVWKQAVLQNTHDQILSSPKGKLHDYVMPNVYAADVDELKQSEITSSFSGIGVQFILALGEIYRVAEIIGTSAKLHKPWMLSGATDHKSLCALLNECYGIWLASGLEEAILSISNWNNFEPDGISRELVESIKYIHELDEHALQSFVISGEQTTCQLSALPAGFIPGLNLVAWNGKHYIVKLANLWVNLISSDPPK; this is encoded by the exons ATggcggaggaggaggaagacGACGAGAGCTTCGGCGAGTTCACGTTCGCGTCGTTTCCGAGTCAACCAACCTCAAACGACACCAATCCCCTCGACGACGACGATTGGGGCGACTTCATGAACCATTCCAACCGGATCAACGGACCCTTCGACTCGTTCGGGCTTCCCACGGATCCCACGAACAAACACGTGAACGACGACAAAGGCGTTGCCGTTCAGGCCGAGGCAGCGAAAAATCCCAAGGGAGCTATTCCGCTTTCGATCTTCGGCGAGGAAGAGGGAGAAGAAGAGGAGAAACCCGCTTCTGCCAATGTTTTCTCCAACGGCGGCGGTGGTGCGGTGAAAAGGGGATCCGGTTCGAACGGGTCTGTTGGAATCAGTGATTTGATTTCCAGTTTGTATAATCAGCAGCGCCCTCAGGTGGATTCTCACAACAACGGATCGGTTTCGGTATCCAATGTTGCTGCTCCCAATCCGACGTACTCGAACGGAAGCAAATTAAATTCGGATGAGGATGAGGATGGATGGGAATTCAAGTCTGCGGAATGGGAAACTGGAACCAAGAGCCAGGATGTTAAG GCTGAAACACCAAAGCATGATAATGGTGCTCTTGATGTTGGTACTGTGTTGGATTCATCCAATGGGATTTTAGACAAAGCTGGCAGATGGCACGTGGAGTTTGAGTTCAGTCCACATTCTGCATCGCAAGATCATGTTAACCCACAACCAAGTCCAGAAAGTGAATCAAATGACATTGGAACTGGGTTTGCCATGTTCAGTCAAAATTTTGGGGAGTTTAGTTCAGGGTCAGGGCCAAATCAAAATTTG GAAGTACTGAAGAAGGCTGACATTTATCCCACTAATATGGAATTACTGAAATTTGAAGGTGCAACTCCCCATGGTACTATTGATTCATCTCTCACATCAGAATCTAATCAACCTGATGGATGGAACTTTGGATTTAATTTCAATTCTAGTTCTGTGGGTGAAGACAATCATAGTTCAGATTCAtatttcaaaaccaaaaacaatCAGGATGATAACAACAGAAACAATGCTTCCccaactaatataaatgttgaTTCACATGTCAATTTCTTTGAATCAGAGAGTGATGTTACAAAACATGAG AAGCCCCTAACAAGCTCAGAGAATCGTAGGGAAGCCATGCCTCTGTCAATTTTTGGTGATGAGACACCAGATACTGATAAACATCCTGTGACTCAAGATTTATCTCCCTATACACCAACATCCCCAATAAGGAACAGCTTCAACAGCCCTGGTTCCAACTTTTCTATCAATGACATATGGAATTTATATAATCAAGCTGAAAACCAAAGTTCTCCTAATATGACACCAAAAGCAAGTGAAAATCAGATTCATGCCTCCCCTGAAGTATTGGGCTCCAGTTTGGTTACCAGTAATGATAATTTAGATGATGACTTCTGGGACTATAAGGATGCTGCAACTGAAACAAGATTTACCAATGAATCTGCACAGAAAACTTCTTCACCACAAGTCAATGAGAATGTGTTGCAGTCTTCCccaacatttttaaattctgaTTTGACCAACGGTGATGATGATTTTGTGGATGATTCATGGGTGTTTAAGGATGCTATCTCTGGAACAATAAGTCAAGATCACACACCTTCTCTCGATCACAGAGATTTACCACAGTTATCAACAAAACTAGAGCAGGTTGATTATGCAGAGTTTTATagcaaagtgaaggatgaattGTGCAATTATGTTCTGTTCCATCTTCAGAATCTCAAG AAAACTCAAAATGTTGCTGCTCTTTCGGGTGAAGATGCCAAAGCAAAAGCTCTTCTGGAGGAAATTCAG GAATTCTCCAAGATACTGCATCAGGATAATATGAGCATCCCCAATGAATATCTCTCTGAGGATTATTGCCCAAGAAATGTCTGCTTTAATGAACTTCTTGAAGTTTTGAAGGAACCTAAGTTCCAACCTTTTGAGTCAGAATACCAACTAGCATCAAGGTTGTTGATG GCCGAGAAGGATATTAAATGTGTTATGGAACTTTTGAAAGATACAGTATCAACATTAAGAATTCTCAAGCTGGGATCAACAGAAGAACAATCTAATTATCTTACCATATGGTCCAAAATAGCCTTTGTTTGTTCTCAAGAGCTGAAACATGGTGCTTATGTTTGGAAGCAAGCTGTACTACAGAATACCCATGACCAGATATTATCTAGCCCGAAAGGTAAGCTACATGATTATGTCATGCCTAATGTATATGCTGCTGATGTGGATGAACTTAAGCAGTCTGAAATAACCTCTTCCTTTTCTGGCATAGGTGTTCAGTTTATCCTTGCACTCGGAGAAATTTATAGAGTGGCAGAAATTATTGGAACTTCAGCCAAACTTCACAAACCTTGGATGTTATCAGGTGCCACAGATCACAAAAGTTTGTGTGCCCTTTTGAACGAATGTTATGGCATATGGTTGGCTTCAGGACTTGAAGAAGCTATTTTGAGTATATCAAATTGGAATAATTTTGAGCCAGATGGCATTTCAAGGGAATTAGTTGAATCCATCAAGTATATTCACGAGCTTGATGAACATGCACTTCAGAGCTTTGTCATCTCTGGAGAACAAACTACTTGCCAGTTGTCAGCCTTGCCAGCTGGTTTCATACCAG GATTAAATTTGGTTGCATGGAATGGGAAGCATTACATCGTCAAGCTAGCAAACTTGTGGGTCAATCTAATAAGCTCAGATCCACCCAAGTGA
- the LOC100786874 gene encoding uncharacterized protein isoform X2, which produces MAEEEEDDESFGEFTFASFPSQPTSNDTNPLDDDDWGDFMNHSNRINGPFDSFGLPTDPTNKHVNDDKGVAVQAEAAKNPKGAIPLSIFGEEEGEEEEKPASANVFSNGGGGAVKRGSGSNGSVGISDLISSLYNQQRPQVDSHNNGSVSVSNVAAPNPTYSNGSKLNSDEDEDGWEFKSAEWETGTKSQDVKAETPKHDNGALDVGTVLDSSNGILDKAGRWHVEFEFSPHSASQDHVNPQPSPESESNDIGTGFAMFSQNFGEFSSGSGPNQNLEVLKKADIYPTNMELLKFEGATPHGTIDSSLTSESNQPDGWNFGFNFNSSSVGEDNHSSDSYFKTKNNQDDNNRNNASPTNINVDSHVNFFESESDVTKHEKPLTSSENRREAMPLSIFGDETPDTDKHPVTQDLSPYTPTSPIRNSFNSPGSNFSINDIWNLYNQAENQSSPNMTPKASENQIHASPEVLGSSLVTSNDNLDDDFWDYKDAATETRFTNESAQKTSSPQVNENVLQSSPTFLNSDLTNGDDDFVDDSWVFKDAISGTISQDHTPSLDHRDLPQLSTKLEQVDYAEFYSKVKDELCNYVLFHLQNLKKTQNVAALSGEDAKAKALLEEIQEFSKILHQDNMSIPNEYLSEDYCPRNVCFNELLEVLKEPKFQPFESEYQLASRLLMAEKDIKCVMELLKDTVSTLRILKLGSTEEQSNYLTIWSKIAFVCSQELKHGAYVWKQAVLQNTHDQILSSPKGVQFILALGEIYRVAEIIGTSAKLHKPWMLSGATDHKSLCALLNECYGIWLASGLEEAILSISNWNNFEPDGISRELVESIKYIHELDEHALQSFVISGEQTTCQLSALPAGFIPGLNLVAWNGKHYIVKLANLWVNLISSDPPK; this is translated from the exons ATggcggaggaggaggaagacGACGAGAGCTTCGGCGAGTTCACGTTCGCGTCGTTTCCGAGTCAACCAACCTCAAACGACACCAATCCCCTCGACGACGACGATTGGGGCGACTTCATGAACCATTCCAACCGGATCAACGGACCCTTCGACTCGTTCGGGCTTCCCACGGATCCCACGAACAAACACGTGAACGACGACAAAGGCGTTGCCGTTCAGGCCGAGGCAGCGAAAAATCCCAAGGGAGCTATTCCGCTTTCGATCTTCGGCGAGGAAGAGGGAGAAGAAGAGGAGAAACCCGCTTCTGCCAATGTTTTCTCCAACGGCGGCGGTGGTGCGGTGAAAAGGGGATCCGGTTCGAACGGGTCTGTTGGAATCAGTGATTTGATTTCCAGTTTGTATAATCAGCAGCGCCCTCAGGTGGATTCTCACAACAACGGATCGGTTTCGGTATCCAATGTTGCTGCTCCCAATCCGACGTACTCGAACGGAAGCAAATTAAATTCGGATGAGGATGAGGATGGATGGGAATTCAAGTCTGCGGAATGGGAAACTGGAACCAAGAGCCAGGATGTTAAG GCTGAAACACCAAAGCATGATAATGGTGCTCTTGATGTTGGTACTGTGTTGGATTCATCCAATGGGATTTTAGACAAAGCTGGCAGATGGCACGTGGAGTTTGAGTTCAGTCCACATTCTGCATCGCAAGATCATGTTAACCCACAACCAAGTCCAGAAAGTGAATCAAATGACATTGGAACTGGGTTTGCCATGTTCAGTCAAAATTTTGGGGAGTTTAGTTCAGGGTCAGGGCCAAATCAAAATTTG GAAGTACTGAAGAAGGCTGACATTTATCCCACTAATATGGAATTACTGAAATTTGAAGGTGCAACTCCCCATGGTACTATTGATTCATCTCTCACATCAGAATCTAATCAACCTGATGGATGGAACTTTGGATTTAATTTCAATTCTAGTTCTGTGGGTGAAGACAATCATAGTTCAGATTCAtatttcaaaaccaaaaacaatCAGGATGATAACAACAGAAACAATGCTTCCccaactaatataaatgttgaTTCACATGTCAATTTCTTTGAATCAGAGAGTGATGTTACAAAACATGAG AAGCCCCTAACAAGCTCAGAGAATCGTAGGGAAGCCATGCCTCTGTCAATTTTTGGTGATGAGACACCAGATACTGATAAACATCCTGTGACTCAAGATTTATCTCCCTATACACCAACATCCCCAATAAGGAACAGCTTCAACAGCCCTGGTTCCAACTTTTCTATCAATGACATATGGAATTTATATAATCAAGCTGAAAACCAAAGTTCTCCTAATATGACACCAAAAGCAAGTGAAAATCAGATTCATGCCTCCCCTGAAGTATTGGGCTCCAGTTTGGTTACCAGTAATGATAATTTAGATGATGACTTCTGGGACTATAAGGATGCTGCAACTGAAACAAGATTTACCAATGAATCTGCACAGAAAACTTCTTCACCACAAGTCAATGAGAATGTGTTGCAGTCTTCCccaacatttttaaattctgaTTTGACCAACGGTGATGATGATTTTGTGGATGATTCATGGGTGTTTAAGGATGCTATCTCTGGAACAATAAGTCAAGATCACACACCTTCTCTCGATCACAGAGATTTACCACAGTTATCAACAAAACTAGAGCAGGTTGATTATGCAGAGTTTTATagcaaagtgaaggatgaattGTGCAATTATGTTCTGTTCCATCTTCAGAATCTCAAG AAAACTCAAAATGTTGCTGCTCTTTCGGGTGAAGATGCCAAAGCAAAAGCTCTTCTGGAGGAAATTCAG GAATTCTCCAAGATACTGCATCAGGATAATATGAGCATCCCCAATGAATATCTCTCTGAGGATTATTGCCCAAGAAATGTCTGCTTTAATGAACTTCTTGAAGTTTTGAAGGAACCTAAGTTCCAACCTTTTGAGTCAGAATACCAACTAGCATCAAGGTTGTTGATG GCCGAGAAGGATATTAAATGTGTTATGGAACTTTTGAAAGATACAGTATCAACATTAAGAATTCTCAAGCTGGGATCAACAGAAGAACAATCTAATTATCTTACCATATGGTCCAAAATAGCCTTTGTTTGTTCTCAAGAGCTGAAACATGGTGCTTATGTTTGGAAGCAAGCTGTACTACAGAATACCCATGACCAGATATTATCTAGCCCGAAAG GTGTTCAGTTTATCCTTGCACTCGGAGAAATTTATAGAGTGGCAGAAATTATTGGAACTTCAGCCAAACTTCACAAACCTTGGATGTTATCAGGTGCCACAGATCACAAAAGTTTGTGTGCCCTTTTGAACGAATGTTATGGCATATGGTTGGCTTCAGGACTTGAAGAAGCTATTTTGAGTATATCAAATTGGAATAATTTTGAGCCAGATGGCATTTCAAGGGAATTAGTTGAATCCATCAAGTATATTCACGAGCTTGATGAACATGCACTTCAGAGCTTTGTCATCTCTGGAGAACAAACTACTTGCCAGTTGTCAGCCTTGCCAGCTGGTTTCATACCAG GATTAAATTTGGTTGCATGGAATGGGAAGCATTACATCGTCAAGCTAGCAAACTTGTGGGTCAATCTAATAAGCTCAGATCCACCCAAGTGA
- the LOC100781350 gene encoding serine--tRNA ligase isoform X1 — translation MLDINLFREEKGHNPEFIRESQRRRFASVEVVDEVINLDKEWRKRQFELENLRKEFNKINKEVSKLKRAGEDATKFISESEETKKSIGEKEVEVRETLNLLNSKLETIGNLVHDSVPISQDEANNVVVRSWGEKRVEPKLKNHVDLVELLGIADTKKGADVAGGRGFYLKGDGVRLNQALINFGLDFLEKREYTLLHTPFFMRKDIMSKCAQLAQFDEELYKVTGEGDDKYLIATAEQPLCAYHLDDWIHPTQLPLRYAGYSSCFRKEAGSHGRDTLGIFRVHQFEKVEQFCLTSPNDNDSWDMHEEMLKNSEDFYKALNLPYQVVSIVSGALNDAAAKKYDLEAWFPASQAYRELVSCSNCTDYQARRLEIRYGQKKSNEQMKQYVHLLNSTLTATERTICCILENNQKEDGVEIPEALRPFMGGKTFLPFKNQPSNEAKGALKHVQFNRAAHMLNSITNFIGKGNAFWKIGTRVFNQVL, via the exons ATGTTGGACATCAACCTATTCAGAGAGGAGAAGGGCCACAACCCTGAATTCATCCGCGAATCCCAGCGCCGTCGTTTCGCCAGCGTCGAAGTCGTCGACGAGGTCATCAATCTCGACAAAGAATGGCGAAAgc GTCAATTCGAGTTGGAGAATCTCCGCAAAGAATTTAACAAGATCAACAAGGAAGTCTCCAAACTCAAGCGT GCTGGCGAGGATGCAACTAAGTTCATCAGTGAATCAGAGGAAACCAAGAAATCGATAGGGGAGAAAGAGGTTGAAGTTCGGGAAACTCTGAATCTCTTGAATTCCAAGTTGGAAACTATTGGAAACCTCGTCCACGATTCCGTTCCAATTAGCCAGGATGAG GCCAACAATGTTGTCGTTAGATCGTGGGGAGAGAAGAGAGTGGAGCCTAAGCTGAAGAATCATGTGGATCTAGTTGAGCTTCTCGGGATAGCAGATACAAAGAAAG GAGCTGATGTAGCTGGAGGTAGAGGTTTCTATCTCAAAGGAGATGGTGTTCGTCTTAATCAAGCTCTAATAAACTTTGGGCttgattttttggaaaaaaggGAGTATACTTTATTGCATACTCCTTTCTTCATGAGAAAAGATATAATGTCAAAGTGTGCTCAACTAGCCCAATTTGATGAAGAACTTTATAAG GTAACTGGTGAAGGAGATGACAAATATCTGATTGCAACAGCTGAGCAGCCACTCTGTGCATATCATTTAGATGATTGGATCCACCCTACCCAGCTACCATTAag ATATGCTGGATATTCATCATGCTTTCGTAAAGAAGCTGGATCTCATGGTCGAGACACTCTAGGAATATTCCGAGTCCACCAATTTGAGAAAGTGGAGCAGTTTTGCCTCACTAGCCCAAATGACAATGATTCATGGGACATGCATGAGGAAATGCTGAAGAACTCTGAAGATTTCTACAAAGCG TTAAACCTTCCCTATCAAGTTGTTTCCATTGTATCTGGTGCTTTGAATGATGCTGCAGCAAAGAAGTATGATCTAGAAGCATGGTTTCCAGCCTCTCAAGCTTACAGAGAGCTAGTGTCCTGTTCAAACTGTACAGACTATCAGGCCAGAAGATTAGAAATTCGATATGGTCAGAAAAAG AGCAATGAGCAAATGAAGCAATATGTTCACTTGTTGAACTCTACTCTAACGGCTACTGAGAGGACCATTTGCTGCATACTAGAGAACAACCAGAAGGAAGATGGGGTAGAGATACCAGAAGCCCTCAGGCCATTCATGGGTGGAAAGACTTTCCTACCTTTCAAGAACCAACCATCTAATGAAGCCAAAGG GGCATTGAAACACGTTCAATTTAATCGAGCTGCTCATATGCTAAATTCAATTACGAATTTCATTGGAAAGGGGAATGCGTTCTGGAAAATAGGAACTAGAGTATTCAACCAAGTTTTGTAG
- the LOC100781350 gene encoding serine--tRNA ligase isoform X2 — translation MLDINLFREEKGHNPEFIRESQRRRFASVEVVDEVINLDKEWRKRQFELENLRKEFNKINKEVSKLKRAGEDATKFISESEETKKSIGEKEVEVRETLNLLNSKLETIGNLVHDSVPISQDEANNVVVRSWGEKRVEPKLKNHVDLVELLGIADTKKGADVAGGRGFYLKGDGVRLNQALINFGLDFLEKREYTLLHTPFFMRKDIMSKCAQLAQFDEELYKVTGEGDDKYLIATAEQPLCAYHLDDWIHPTQLPLRYAGYSSCFRKEAGSHGRDTLGIFRVHQFEKVEQFCLTSPNDNDSWDMHEEMLKNSEDFYKALNLPYQVVSIVSGALNDAAAKKYDLEAWFPASQAYRELVSCSNCTDYQARRLEIRYGQKKSNEQMKQYVHLLNSTLTATERTICCILENNQKEDGVEIPEALRPFMGGKTFLPFKNQPSNEAKGKKSKA, via the exons ATGTTGGACATCAACCTATTCAGAGAGGAGAAGGGCCACAACCCTGAATTCATCCGCGAATCCCAGCGCCGTCGTTTCGCCAGCGTCGAAGTCGTCGACGAGGTCATCAATCTCGACAAAGAATGGCGAAAgc GTCAATTCGAGTTGGAGAATCTCCGCAAAGAATTTAACAAGATCAACAAGGAAGTCTCCAAACTCAAGCGT GCTGGCGAGGATGCAACTAAGTTCATCAGTGAATCAGAGGAAACCAAGAAATCGATAGGGGAGAAAGAGGTTGAAGTTCGGGAAACTCTGAATCTCTTGAATTCCAAGTTGGAAACTATTGGAAACCTCGTCCACGATTCCGTTCCAATTAGCCAGGATGAG GCCAACAATGTTGTCGTTAGATCGTGGGGAGAGAAGAGAGTGGAGCCTAAGCTGAAGAATCATGTGGATCTAGTTGAGCTTCTCGGGATAGCAGATACAAAGAAAG GAGCTGATGTAGCTGGAGGTAGAGGTTTCTATCTCAAAGGAGATGGTGTTCGTCTTAATCAAGCTCTAATAAACTTTGGGCttgattttttggaaaaaaggGAGTATACTTTATTGCATACTCCTTTCTTCATGAGAAAAGATATAATGTCAAAGTGTGCTCAACTAGCCCAATTTGATGAAGAACTTTATAAG GTAACTGGTGAAGGAGATGACAAATATCTGATTGCAACAGCTGAGCAGCCACTCTGTGCATATCATTTAGATGATTGGATCCACCCTACCCAGCTACCATTAag ATATGCTGGATATTCATCATGCTTTCGTAAAGAAGCTGGATCTCATGGTCGAGACACTCTAGGAATATTCCGAGTCCACCAATTTGAGAAAGTGGAGCAGTTTTGCCTCACTAGCCCAAATGACAATGATTCATGGGACATGCATGAGGAAATGCTGAAGAACTCTGAAGATTTCTACAAAGCG TTAAACCTTCCCTATCAAGTTGTTTCCATTGTATCTGGTGCTTTGAATGATGCTGCAGCAAAGAAGTATGATCTAGAAGCATGGTTTCCAGCCTCTCAAGCTTACAGAGAGCTAGTGTCCTGTTCAAACTGTACAGACTATCAGGCCAGAAGATTAGAAATTCGATATGGTCAGAAAAAG AGCAATGAGCAAATGAAGCAATATGTTCACTTGTTGAACTCTACTCTAACGGCTACTGAGAGGACCATTTGCTGCATACTAGAGAACAACCAGAAGGAAGATGGGGTAGAGATACCAGAAGCCCTCAGGCCATTCATGGGTGGAAAGACTTTCCTACCTTTCAAGAACCAACCATCTAATGAAGCCAAAGGGAAGAAATCGAAGGCCTAA
- the LOC100787415 gene encoding protein YIPF1 homolog, giving the protein MMSGHYTSIDNQKVSGSVPAVEPPPFKFSVSVDSNLQTFPPSGAQGKISGGSRPPRDVDDTFSKSGSGSDEPQRQSGWFQAFSLASYKPYFDVDTIDVLDRIKDSLCPFSGTFNEKTASHPDLYGPFWICTTLIFVAASIGTFVTYIAHKLKDQEWNYDINLVTWSAGLFYGYVTVVPLCLYVILKYFSVPSGFVQLLCLYGYSLFVFIPALCMSVVPLEIFRWVVAGVAGFMSATFVALNLRAHIMSAGERWVLIVAGIFLLQLALAVALKVYLFTVTV; this is encoded by the exons ATGATGTCAGGACATTACACATCCATCGATAACCAAAAGGTTTCAGGATCTGTACCT GCTGTTGAGCCCCCACCATTCAAATTCTCAG ttTCTGTAGATTCAAATCTTCAGACATTTCCTCCGTCTGGAGCACAAGGCAAGATTAGTGGTGGCTCGAGACCTCCACGTGATGTTGATG ATACATTTTCAAAATCAGGGTCTGGTTCTGATGAACCCCAGCGACAGAGTGGTTGGTTTCAGGCTTTCTCACTTGCTTCTTACAAACCATACTTTGATGTTGACACTATAGATGTTCTAGACAGGATTAAAGACTCACTTTGTCCATTCAGTGGAACATTCAATGAAAAAACTGCTTCCCACCCTGATTT GTATGGACCGTTCTGGATTTGCACTACCTTAATATTTGTAGCAGCATCTATTGGCACATTTGTGACATACATAGCTCACAAACTGAAGGACCAGGAATGGAACTATGACATAAATCTGGTGACTTGGTCTGCCGGCTTGTTTTATGGTTATGTCACCGTTGTTCCTCTTTGTTTGTATGTAATCCTCAAGTACTTCTCTGTACCATCGGGCTTTGTCCAACTACTATGTCTCTATGGATATTCCCTGTTTGTCTTTATTCCAGCACTG TGTATGTCTGTTGTGCCATTGGAGATATTCAGATGGGTGGTTGCTGGTGTGGCTGGGTTCATGTCAGCAACTTTTGTGGCACTTAACCTCCGGGCACATATTATGTCAGCAGGTGAAAGATGGGTTTTGATTGTTGCTGGCATTTTTCTATTGCAGTTGGCTCTAGCTGTAGCACTAAAGGTCTACCTCTTCACAGTAACAGTATGA